In one Neobacillus sp. CF12 genomic region, the following are encoded:
- a CDS encoding alpha/beta hydrolase codes for MKDSKVSTSGMPYLHFGNGEPLVLIHGLGEVKEGWNSQFELADQYELIIPDLRGHGECTKVEGITIPNFASDVISLLNELKIENAHILGLSMGGAVAQEIYRQAPHLVRSLMLISTFHFFPKKLRKPLLKFKKVRLGVAATDDDLKETAAHMALYSWTEENMKHFKHYFQPKRNIFLKSLKACFQVNNISLLPTIKVPTLIIGCQYDSVLPVWIQYCMHKLIPDSEFIIMRNSGHLAKLEATNRFNILLRKFLNRHKAAA; via the coding sequence TTGAAAGACTCGAAAGTTAGTACGTCGGGTATGCCTTATTTGCATTTTGGCAATGGTGAACCTTTAGTTCTGATTCATGGTTTAGGAGAAGTGAAGGAAGGATGGAATTCACAATTTGAATTAGCGGATCAGTATGAGTTAATCATACCGGATTTGCGCGGGCATGGTGAATGTACCAAAGTAGAAGGGATAACTATTCCAAATTTCGCATCAGATGTTATTAGTTTATTAAACGAGTTGAAAATTGAAAACGCTCACATTTTAGGCTTGTCTATGGGCGGTGCAGTCGCTCAAGAAATTTATCGTCAAGCTCCCCACCTAGTCCGTTCTCTCATGTTGATCAGTACATTCCACTTCTTCCCAAAAAAACTTAGAAAACCATTATTAAAATTTAAGAAAGTGAGGTTAGGTGTTGCTGCAACTGATGACGACCTAAAGGAAACCGCAGCCCATATGGCCCTATATTCTTGGACGGAAGAAAATATGAAACACTTTAAGCATTATTTTCAGCCAAAGCGCAACATATTTTTAAAATCTTTAAAAGCTTGTTTCCAAGTTAACAATATTTCTTTGTTACCAACTATAAAAGTTCCAACTCTCATTATCGGGTGTCAGTATGACTCTGTTTTACCTGTTTGGATTCAATACTGTATGCACAAGCTGATACCCGATTCTGAATTTATTATTATGAGAAACTCGGGGCATTTAGCTAAATTAGAAGCAACAAACCGGTTTAATATTCTGCTAAGAAAGTTCTTAAACCGGCACAAGGCTGCTGCTTGA